Proteins from a genomic interval of Geotrypetes seraphini chromosome 7, aGeoSer1.1, whole genome shotgun sequence:
- the ERG28 gene encoding probable ergosterol biosynthetic protein 28 isoform X2 → MSRFLNILRSWLFMVSVIALGNTVQSFRDHGFLSEKLYTGRPELVNGLQARTFGIWTLLASVVRCACAIDIQNKTFLYPGNADWLPVPGSAAGTGGATEQEEELKPDSLLLPLHPLDKFYSYSH, encoded by the exons ATGAGCCGCTTCCTGAATATTCTGCGCAGTTGGCTCTTCATGGTCTCCGTCATTGCTCTAGGCAACACGGTGCAAAGCTTCCGGGACCACGGCTTCCTGTCGGAAAAGCTGTACACCGGGAGGCCAGAGCTGG TGAATGGGCTGCAGGCTCGAACCTTTGGGATCTGGACCCTCTTGGCCTCCGTAGTACGCTGCGCCTGTGCCATTGACATACAAAACAAGAC GTTTCTCTATCCTGGGAATGCTGATTGGCTTCCAGTACCTGGAAGTGCTGCAGGAACAGGAGGTGCCACGGAGCAAGAAGAGGAACTGAAACCGGACTCCCTTCTCCTGCCCCTCCATCCTTTGGACAAGTTTTATAGCTATAGCCATTAG
- the ERG28 gene encoding probable ergosterol biosynthetic protein 28 isoform X1, which translates to MSRFLNILRSWLFMVSVIALGNTVQSFRDHGFLSEKLYTGRPELVNGLQARTFGIWTLLASVVRCACAIDIQNKTLYHITLCSFFLALAHFLSEVFVYRTASFTIGVMAPLMVASFSILGMLIGFQYLEVLQEQEVPRSKKRN; encoded by the exons ATGAGCCGCTTCCTGAATATTCTGCGCAGTTGGCTCTTCATGGTCTCCGTCATTGCTCTAGGCAACACGGTGCAAAGCTTCCGGGACCACGGCTTCCTGTCGGAAAAGCTGTACACCGGGAGGCCAGAGCTGG TGAATGGGCTGCAGGCTCGAACCTTTGGGATCTGGACCCTCTTGGCCTCCGTAGTACGCTGCGCCTGTGCCATTGACATACAAAACAAGAC ATTATATCACATCACCCTCTGCAGCTTCTTCTTAGCTTTGGCTCATTTTCTCTCCGAGGTGTTTGTGTACAGGACAGCCTCCTTCACCATAGGTGTCATGGCGCCCCTGATGGTGGCTA GTTTCTCTATCCTGGGAATGCTGATTGGCTTCCAGTACCTGGAAGTGCTGCAGGAACAGGAGGTGCCACGGAGCAAGAAGAGGAACTGA